In one window of Xiphophorus hellerii strain 12219 chromosome 23, Xiphophorus_hellerii-4.1, whole genome shotgun sequence DNA:
- the trim105 gene encoding tripartite motif containing 105, with amino-acid sequence MAAAPAAPPPSSKLSLREDLTCAICCDLFQEPVMLSCMHHFCKACISRYWRGTLGPVTCPQCRKEFRSKQFQTNYLVAAMVDKVRSSSSDTYIRNLEKKLSVALQSHNSRKEDLLCTIRKDKDKMDTIKRVGADLQGCVKSEFRALHQILQEEENHMLDQLKREEAEELEKVQRHLEDAELAIRELENNVKLLQESNITLTEFPQLRPCVEVNVAPDFDISAFSSKYLAPLQYITWRRMFKALKPGPAALTFDVETAHPSIHVSRDKTEAVECDVMTPHMSNSKRFVQCVNILAAQAFQSGRHYWEVEVGSSQKWDLGVASETVDKHARIKLSPENGYWTLRLRNGSEYWAGTQPWTRLQLGSPPQRIGVYLDCDERKVAFYNADDMNLLWLFNQGPRGKVFPFFSPCISDNGQKPHSMKLLHGALYN; translated from the exons AtggctgctgctcctgctgctcctcctccctcATCCAAACTCAGCCTGAGGGAGGACCTGACCTGCGCCATTTGCTGCGACCTGTTCCAGGAGCCTGTCATGCTATCCTGCATGCACCACTTTTGCAAGGCGTGCATCTCAAGGTACTGGAGGGGAACACTGGGTCCTGTAACCTGCCCACAATGCCGCAAAGAGTTCAGGTCCAAGCAGTTTCAGACCAACTACCTGGTGGCAGCGATGGTGGACAAGGTTCGGTCCTCCTCTTCAGACACCTACATCAGGAATCTGGAG AAAAAGCTGAGTGTGGCGTTGCAGAGCCATAACTCAAGGAAGGAGGATCTCCTCTGCACCATTCgcaaagacaaagacaagatGGATACCATAAAG AGGGTTGGAGCAGATCTGCAGGGGTGTGTCAAAAGTGAGTTCAGAGCTCTGCATCAGAtcctgcaggaggaggagaatcATATGTTGGATCAGCTGAAGAGAGAGGAAGCAGAGGAACTGGAGAAGGTCCAACGTCACCTGGAGGACGCAGAGCTGGCTATTAGGGAGCTGGAAAATAACGTAAAGCTGCTGCAGGAGTCGAACATCACACTGACTGAG TTTCCACAGTTGAG GCCCTGTGTGGAGGTGAACGTGGCGCCAGATTTTGATATCAGTGCCTTCAGCAGCAAATACTTGGCTCCGTTACAATACATCACATGGAGAAGGATGTTCAAGGCCCTGAAGCCAG GTCCTGCTGCCTTAACGTTTGACGTAGAGACGGCACATCCCAGCATCCACGTATCCCGGGACAAAACCGAGGCTGTCGAGTGCGATGTCATGACACCGCACATGAGCAACAGCAAGCGCTTTGTCCAGTGCGTCAACATCCTGGCTGCGCAGGCCTTCCAGTCAGGGCGACATTACTGGGAAGTTGAAGTGGGCTCCAGCCAAAAATGGGACCTGGGCGTTGCCTCCGAGACCGTGGACAAACACGCCCGGATCAAACTCAGCCCCGAGAACGGCTACTGGACCCTACGGCTGCGGAACGGGAGCGAATACTGGGCCGGGACGCAGCCATGGACGAGGCTGCAGCTCGGGTCGCCCCCGCAGAGGATCGGGGTGTACTTGGACTGCGACGAGAGGAAGGTGGCCTTCTACAACGCCGACGATATGAACCTGCTGTGGTTGTTCAACCAGGGGCCGAGAGGAAAAGTGTTCCCCTTCTTCAGCCCGTGCATCAGTGATAACGGACAGAAACCCCACTCTATGAAGCTCCTCCACGGGGCTCTGTACAACTAA
- the npy7r gene encoding neuropeptide Y receptor Y7, producing MSPLDTSNATAEVEPSESDLSFLFNDSSDSYQPGFSSDVTKHLGVQITLIMAYSLIILLGLLGNSLVIYMIIRYRNMRTVTNYFIANLALADLLMVTLCLPFTLIYTLLDEWKFGAVLCHMVPFAQALSVHVSILTLTVIALERYRCIVFHLGRRLTWHSSLFIMAFTWTISSVLAAPLAIFREYRYEEIPPINLRMPVCSEKWPHGINRDGVIYSLSMILLLYILPLAIISYAYICIWVKLKNHVSPSSRNDSINRRKKTTKMLALVVVVFATSWLPLHVLQLATDLDLVLRFEEYKLIFTVFHIVAMCPTFTNPLLYGWMNKNYRNGFIMVFRCEDKADTFHPDGSFRTRSVRGPTLNGRNSRHPTTAV from the coding sequence ATGAGCCCACTTGACACATCCAACGCcacagcagaagtggagcctagCGAAAGTGATCTGTCGTTTTTGTTCAACGACAGCTCTGATTCATACCAGCCCGGTTTCAGCTCTGATGTCACCAAGCACCTTGGAGTCCAAATCACTCTAATAATGGCTTATTCCTTAATAATCCTGCTGGGGCTGCTGGGCAATTCCCTCGTCATCTACATGATTATTCGCTACAGAAACATGCGGACAGTGACCAACTACTTCATAGCCAACCTGGCTTTGGCAGACCTTCTGATGGTCACTCTATGCCtgccctttactctgatttacACTCTGCTGGATGAATGGAAGTTTGGTGCCGTGTTGTGCCACATGGTCCCGTTTGCCCAAGCTCTGAGTGTTCATGTGTCCATCCTGACCCTGACTGTCATAGCTCTGGAGCGTTACCGCTGCATTGTCTTCCACCTTGGTCGACGGCTGACCTGGCATTCCAGCCTCTTCATCATGGCATTCACCTGGACTATTTCTTCTGTCCTGGCAGCTCCTCTTGCTATCTTCAGGGAATATCGCTATGAAGAGATTCCTCCTATCAATCTGCGCATGCCTGTCTGCTCTGAGAAGTGGCCCCATGGCATCAACAGGGATGGAGTCATCTACAGTCTCTCAATGATCCTACTATTGTACATTCTTCCTTTAGCAATCATTAGTTATGCATACATATGCATTTGGGTCAAACTGAAAAACCATGTCAGTCCGTCCAGCCGTAACGACAGCATCAACCGACGCaagaaaaccacaaagatgCTAGCACTGGTAGTAGTGGTATTTGCAACTAGTTGGCTGCCTTTACATGTGCTCCAGCTGGCCACTGATCTGGACTTGGTGCTCCGGTTTGAGGAGTATAAGCTCATCTTCACAGTGTTTCACATCGTGGCTATGTGCCCTACCTTCACCAACCCTCTCCTctatggatggatgaataaaaactACAGGAATGGCTTCATAATGGTGTTCCGTTGCGAGGACAAGGCAGATACTTTCCACCCAGATGGGTCGTTCAGGACACGCTCTGTAAGAGGGCCCACTCTGAACGGTCGTAACAGCAGACACCCTACTACTGCTGTATGA